From Spirochaetota bacterium:
TGCTTTAATCGTATAAGGTTTGAAATGTTTTAATGTTGTTGACATAAAAATTTCCTTAAAAAATATTAATTATTAAAAATTTTTTAAATTTTAATGTTATTTAAACTTAAAATAATTTTGTTAAATAAATATTTTAAATTTTCTCTTTCTTCCTCTGTGAAGGAATTTATTATTTCTTCTTCTATATTTTTTATAATATCATATGTTTTTAATGAAATTTCTTTTCCTTTCTCAGTAAGTTGGACATAAAGAACTCTTTTGTCTTCTTCTTTTGATATTTTTTTTACAAGTTTATTTTTTTCTAATTTTTTAATTATAACAGTTACAGTAGAAGCTTTTACATGAATTTTCTTTGAAATTTCATTTAATGATAAGAAATTATTTTTAAGTAAAAGAAGTAAAATTGGAGGTTGACCAGGATGAAGATTTAGTTTTTCAAGTTTTGAATATAATAAAGAAAATATTTTTTTTGATAATTCAAATATTAAATTTAAATATTTTAAATCTTCTTTATATTCCATAAAATAATAGTTAAGTAAATTTAATAGTTAGATATCTAATAATTAAAATATTTTTAAAAAAAGTCAATTAATTTTAGGAAATAAAATTAAAAAATTAAAAATTATTATGGTAAAATTAAGAAAAAAAATAAAATGAAAAAATTTATAATACTTCTATGTATTGAAAAATAAAAATATAAAGTTAATATATTTTAAAAGTTAAATATTAATTTTTAATATAAATTTACAGGGGATTAAAGTGAAAGTATATATTTCTTTTGATTTTGAAGGTATAGCTGGGGTTGCTTTTTGGAGAGAAACTGATAATGATATGAAATGGAATAAATTAGCAACAGAGCAACTTAAAGCATTTATAAATGGTATTAAGAATAAAAATAAAGATGCTGAAATTATTGTTTCGGATTCACATTCTTTTGGTTCATCTTTATTATGGGAAGAATTGGATGGAGTTAAGTTGATAAGAGGTTGGCCTAGGGTTTATTATATGATAGAAGGTATTGATGATACATTTACTGATTTAGTTCTTTTTGGGTATCATACTTCCCCTTCGGAAAATGGTATGATGGGCCATACATATTCTTCTTCATCTTTTTATACTATTAAAATAAATGAAGAAATAGTTGATGAAGCAAGAATAAATTCCTATTTTGCATCTGAGTTTAATGTTCCTCTTTCTTTTATTTATGGAGATAAACAGACTATAGAAACTGCTCCAGGATATCCTGATTCTATAGAATATTGTATATCTAAAGATTCTATTTCAAGGTTTTGTGGAATCATGAATCCTAAAAATGAAATTTTAAGTTTACTTTATAAAAAGGGTGAAGATTTAGGAAAAAAAAGAAAAATAATTTATCCCAAAAGAAATGATAAAGGCGAAATATATCCTTTAAATTGTGAAATTGAATTTTTAGATACTGCTAGAGCAAAATTAGCATCAATTCTACCTTATGTTAGATTAATTGAACCAAGGAAAATACAATTTTTTTCAGAAAATATGAAACATTTTTATAGAACCTTGAATGCAATATCATTAATTTGTTATTCTGTAAATGCAATAAAATAAATATTTTTTTGATAAAAATTTTTTATACTAAAATGTATTAATATATTATTAAGTAGAAATTGGGGATTAATATGATAATAAAAAACAAGGTACAAAAAAAACTTACTAAAAAAGATTTAAATTATCTATTAATTCTTTCAAAACAATTTCCTACAATTGAAAATGCAATTACAGAGATAATTAACTTAAATGCAATTTTAAATTTGCCTAAGGAAACAGAACATTTTATCTCTGACCTTCATGGAGAATATGAAGCTTTTATTCATGTTAAAAATAATGCATCTGGAGAAGTAAAAAGAAAAATAGAAACATTTTTTGAAGATAAGCTAAGTAGTGAAGAAAGAAAAGAGTTTGCTAACTTAATCTATTATCCTAAAGAAAAACTGGACAGAGTGCTAAAAGAATTTAAAAGTGATATAGAAAGAATAAATTGGTATAAAGAAACACTATATAATTTAATATTATTCTGTAGGTATGTATCTTCAAAATATACAAGATCAAAAGTTAGAAAAGCATTGCCCCAAAATTTTAGCTATATAATTGATGAACTATTAAATGAAGATAGAGAAAAAAGACATAAGAAGAAATATTATAATTCAATAATCGAAGCTATTATTGAATTAAATAAAGCTAACGAATTTATTATTACTCTTTCAGAATTGATAAAAAGATTTATTGTTGGTAGAGTTCATGTTCTTGGAGATATATTTGATAGGGGACCTGGGGCTGATATTATAATGGAAGAACTCATAAATTATCACTCAGTCGATATAACTTGGGGTAATCATGATATATTATGGATAGGAGCAGCATCAGGAAATCCAGCATGCATTGCAAATGTAATTCGTATATCATTAAGATATGGTAATCTTGATACTTTAAGAGAAGGTTATGGTATAGATCTTCTTCCTCTTGCCACCTTTGCTCTAGATTTTTATAAAGAAGATAAAGCATTAAAGTTTGTGCCAAAAGTTAAAGATGATGAATTTAGCAAAAGTGAAATTGACCTTATAACAAAAATGCATAAAGCTATTACTATTATTCAATTTAAACTTGAAGGTCAACTTATTAAAAAAAGGCCTGAGTTTGAAATGGAGGATAGATTGCTTCTTGATAAGATAGATTATAATAATTATAGGGTTAAAATAAATGGCAAAGATTATGAGTTAAATGATAAATTTTTTCCAACTATTGATCCTAATGACCCATATAAATTAACAAATGAGGAAAACAAGGTTGTAGAAAAGCTAATAGCTTCATTTATTAATAGTGAAAGACTTGCGAAGCATGCTCGATTTCTTCTTTCAAATGGAGAGATAATTTTAAAATATAATGGTAATTTACTTTTTCATGGGTGTATTCCTATGACAAAAGAGGGTAAATTTAAAAAATATTTTGTTGAAGGAAAGGAATTAGATTTTAAACAATTTATTATGCTATTATCTAAGCATGTGAGAACTGGCTTTTTTTCAAATAACAAAGAGGAAAAAGAGTATGGAGGAGATATAATGTGGTATTTATGGTGTGGCCCAGCATCTCCTCTTTTTGGAAAATATGCAATGAAGACATTTGAAAGGTACTTTATAGATGACAAAGATACACACAAAGAAGAAAAAAATCCTTATTATGAGTTTAGAGAAGATGAAGGTGTTGCAAAAGAAATATTAAAAATGTTCGATTTGAATGAAGAAAAAGGTCACATTATAAATGGTCATATGCCAGTTAAAGTAAAAAAAGGAGAATCACCTGTTAAAGCAAATGGAAGATTAATAAATATTGATGGAGGGTTTTCAAAAGCTTACCAATCAGAAACTGGTATTGCAGGATATACTTTAATATTTAATTCTAGGGAATATGTTTTAGGTGTACATAAACCTTTTGAATCTTTAAAAAAAGCTATTTATGAAGGTTATGACTCAATTCCAGATACTCTTGTTATTGAGAGATTAAATAGAAGGCTTTATATTAAAGACACTGATATAGGTAAAGAATTAAAGATTCAAATTGAAGACTTAAAAAATTTAATAGAAGCTTATACATTAGGTTTAATAAAAGAAAAAGATAAAAAAAATTAATTTTACAGGATAAAATATGATACCAATAAGAGATTACAATAAAACCAAAGGTTTTTCATTTTTTAACTGGCTTATATTAATTACAAATATTGTAATATTTGTTTATCAGGTAAAAATGAATGATAGAGAACTTAATGAATTTATTATGAAATATGCTTTTATTCCCCAAAGATTTTTCCAAGATCCTCTTACTTACTTTTATACTCTTATTACTGCAATGTTTTTACATGGAGGCTTTATCCATCTGATAGGAAATATGTTGTTTTTATATGTCTTTGGCGATAATGTCGAAGATGCTTTAGGGCATTTAAGGTATCTTGTTTTTTATTTTTTAGGGGGTATAATTGCTTCTTTAGTTCAAGTTTTTTTTACAAATGACCTTTCTATCCCAAATATTGGTGCTTCAGGTGCTATTTCAGCAGTAATAGCTTCATATATGGTTCTTTTCCCTGGAGCAAAAATAGTAACTATTGTTCCAATATTTATATTCTTGTATACAATAAATGTTCCTGCTATAATTTTTCTATTTGTATGGTTTATAATTCAATTTTTTTCAGGGGTTGCTCAGATTTATGAAGGTCAGTTTAACAATGTTGCATATTGGGCCCACATTGGTGGCTTTATTTTTGGATTGTTTTATGCTTTAGTTGGCAGAAAAAAGTATTTAAAAAAATATAGAAACTTTGATTATAGAGTTAGAGAATAGTCTTTTAATAAATTCCTATTTTTTAAATATTAGTTCCTGAATTAGATAAGTTTGTTTTCTCAGTGGAATTTCTGATATAATTTTTCCTGATGGCGAGATTATCATTGTGTAGCCGGAGTTTGTAGCTCTTAAAATATATCTTCTATAATTTGCTGCATGGATTCTTGAAAGAAGTGTTGTTTGATATGCTCCTTTTAAATGATCAAACAAAGCATGATTTGTTAAAACAACAAAAAAATCAATATTAAAATTTTTAATAAATAATTTTGATATTCTATCAAATACCTCTTCGTAACACATTAAAACAGCAAATTTTAATCCTTTATAATTAAAAACAGTATATTTTTCACCAGGTTTTACATCATAATCAAAAGGTAAAGGATTTACAGAATAATAAGTATGTTCAATTTTGCCTTCATTAGAAAATAATAGAGCAGCATTATAATTTTGGTAGACAGGATGGTTAAAAACCCATGGAGAGCAACCAAGGAGAATGCTTATATTTAATTTTTTACATAAGTTAGAAATTGGAATTTTTAATCTTTCATCATTGATGACATCGCCGGGAATTGCATATTCAGGCCATATTGCCATATCAAATTTTTCATTAAAATAAGCTTCTTCAGTTAGTTTTAAGTAACTATCTAGAATATATAATACATGGTTTTTTCTGTGTTCCCAGCTTTCCCTAAAATTACCTTGTATTAGAGCAAATTTTATTTTAGCATAATTATCTTTTTTTCTCATAAATGTTTTTTCTAATATAAGATCGTTTAAATAAAGTGAGTAAAATATTGATGAAAGAATAAAGATTATATATATAAAAATTGAAATAAAAACTCCCTTTTTACTTTTTGAAAAATAAAAGCTTATTATCAACTGAGAAAATAAAATTATGATAAATGTAACACCGTATACTCCTATAAACTGAATATATGGGGATGATAAAGGGAAAAAATAAGCCCATGTATAAAGAAATGCCCCTATTTTTGTTTGATCAAGAATAAAAAGAAGAATTAACCAGATAAATGGAAAAGCAGGGAAAAAAAATTTGTTTTTAAAAATTTTATTTAAATATTTTATATTTATAATATAATCAAAATGGAATGAAATAAAGTAATATAAAAATAAAACAAAAGTAGCAATAGGATAAATTATTTTGGAGTATATATTCATCCATGAAAAGTAAAATGTTCCTCCAGTTAATGAGAAAAGTATTAAAGAAATATTAAATAAGTACTTATCTTTTTTAATGATATAAGTGTAGTATATTAAAAATAAAGGTATATTGAAAAAAAGTATGAGATTTGTGTCAGAAGTTACAGATAAATTAAGAAGAAAAGCTGATAATAAAGAAAAGAAAAAATAAAAAAAAGTTTTGGAGTTTTTTAATTTATTTAAATAATTTTTATAAATATATTTTAAAGTTTTCATTTTATATTAACCTTATAAATAGTTACAAAAATAAGAAAAATGTCAATTTTGAAATAATTCCTTATAGTTTTTTAAAATTTTTTAATTTAATAAAATGTCAAAAGAAAAATGAAATTATTTTATTAAAAAATTTAAGATATATTATGAATATTATTATTGATAAGATTAAAACTAAGAATGTTGATGAAACAAAAGAGGTTGCTCTTAATTTTGCTAAAATCTTAAAATCTAATGATATTGTTATACTTGATGGAGAACTTGGTAGTGGGAAGACTGTTTTTATGAAAGGAATTGCAAATTACTTTAAAATAGAGGAAGATATTATTTCTCCTACTTTTCTCATTGTTAATTCTTATGATATAAAAGTAAATTTTGAAAATATTGTTACAAATAATAATAATTCTTTAAAATTAAAAATAAATCATTTTGATTTGTATAGAATTGATGATTTTGATGAGCTTTATTATATTGGAATAGAGGAATATATTGAAAGTAGTGGTAATATAAATTTTTTTGAGTGGGGGATGAAATTTTTAGAAAATTTTATAGAATATAATATAAACAATATATATATTGTTAAGTTAAAAGTTTTATCAGAAAATGAAAGAGAGATAAAGATAGAAAAACTAGTGAAAGAATAAAATTTTTAAGGGACTATATGAATATTTTATTTTTAGATAGTTCTACAGAAAAGTTATATGCTGGTTTATGCAAAGTTAAAAATTTTAATGAGTTTAATAAAATAAATAAATTTAATTTAGAAAAAGAATATAAATTAATAGTAAAAAATAGTGATCTTTTTGAAATCTATCAAATAATAATAGATGCAGGATTTAAACATACTGAAAATATATACGAAATAGTTTTAAATATTCTTAATTTAGGTAGACTTGATAATGTAAGTGATATAGATTTGGTTGTTTTAGGTGCAGGACCTGGCTCATTTACAGGTATTAGAATTGCTTATTCATTTATTAAAGGATTATTAGTAAATTCTGATATTAAGATTATTGAAATTCCATCTATATTTATTAAATTTATATCTTTTGTTTTTAATAATGGATTTATAAGTGAAGATGATATAATAGTACCCCTTATTTTTGGTAAAAAGAAAAAATTTTATGGAATGATACAAAGAGCTAAAGATTTAGAAAAAATTTTTAAGGAAAAGGGAGAAATAAATTTAATAAAAGATTTTTACTATTTTGATTTTGAGATTAAAAATATTTTCTCAATTTTAAAAGATGTTATTGATAAAGATAACAATAAAAATATAAAGTTGTTCTTTGATTCTGAATTTAATCAGAATGAAGAATTTTACAATGAATTTTATAAAAATAAAAATTTATTATTGATTCAAGAAGAAAAAAATATTAATCTTTATACATCCAAAATTGAAGTTGATCTTGAGAGAGTATTTTTATTTGTTTTAACTTATTTAAACAAAATATTTAAAAATAGTATAGATAAAATAGAGCCTTTTTATTTAAGAGAACCTGATGCGTATGAAAACTTAAAAAAGTTATAATATGATATATTTATTAAATATTTTATTTTTGTTTTTTAGAAATTCTTTCATTTAAAAAAATATTTTTTAAGAATAAATAATTTCTTTTCTTTTTAAAAAAAGTTACTTTTAAGGTATATTTTAATGTTAGATAAATTTAAAATTATTGAAATTGAAAATATTGAACTAAAAGAAAATATTGAAATATCGATATTATTATCAAAATATTTAAAGAAAAATAATTTAAGTTATTTTAATATAAATGATATAGTTGATAAAAAATTTATTTTAAATCTTAATAGTTCTTTTTATGGTCCTTTTTCTTGGAATGATAATTTTACATTCAAAAAAAGAATTAGTTGCGATGTTTATAGTCTAATTAAATCTGAAAAAGGATTATATTATTTAAATCTTTTAGAAAAACCTAAAAATACAATAAAAATCTCCATTTTTCATGATAAAGAAAGATTTTATTCAATTTATAATGAAAGCTTTTTAGGCCAAAGTTTAAAAATTTATCCATTTCCTTTAGAAAAAATAAACTTTATTTTATGTAAAAAAATTGACCTCAATCAAAATATTATTAAAAAAGACCCTATAGATTATAAAAATATTAATTTTGTTGAAGAGGAAGTTAATAATATTTTTTATAAATTAACAGGTATAGATCTTGATAATATAGAAAATTCTCATCTAATAATAAAACTTGATCTTTATTCTTCTCTTGTTCCATGGGAAATACTTATAAAAAAATGTGTAAAGAATAAAAATACTATATCTTTTGTTTTTATACAATATGATTTAAGCAATAGAATAAAATTAAATTTTGATAATTTATCCAATACTTTTAACAAAAATATTTCATATTTTTATTTTAAACCTGAAACAAAAAATTCTGAAAAAGAAAGAGAGATAGCATTTAAAGGTAATTATGATAGAATTATTCTTGTTGATAGTGAAGAATTGCTTATTAATAATTTTAGAAATGATTTCATAACATTTATTTCTGCACATGGATATCTTAAAGAGAACTTTAATACAATTATTTTAAATGAAAAACCTATTAGTCTAGAAGTTGTAGAATCACTTAAATCCTCACCATTTTTTATTCTTTTTTTATCGTGCCTTATAACTATTTCATCAAAGGACAATATTATTAGGAAATTAATAAATAAAGGATTGAAAGAATCAATATTTAGTTCTTTTTTAATAGAGGACAATCTTTCTTATAATTTTTTTTATGAATTTTCTAAAGAATTAAATATTATAAATGATCCATTAATAAATTATATGTTCATACTTGAAAATAAATATAAAGATGGGTATGAGCTATTCAAATTTTTGTCATTTTATGATGAAAATAAAGTAACAAACATTTTAAATAGAGAAAAAATTTTTAACTAAAATATTTTTTTTACATTAAAATAATAATTATAGGGTGTTTTATTTATAATTATATTTTATAAAATAATTAATTAATTTATAATTATTTTTTAATTTTTTCATTATACAAATTTTGTGATTTTTTCATCTATTTCTAATATTAAGTATTTTTCTTTTATTAAAAAGGAAAGATCATTATTTAATGGATTTTTTTCAAAGTATAGAATTTTTTCTTTTTTATTATTTTTATCAATAAAGGATATTTTTAAATGATTAATTTTACTTTTTAAATTTATTTTGATACTTTTTTCATCATTTTCTGGAAAATATTTACAAAATATGATATATTTTTCTTCTTCAATTGTAAATTCTACAAATTTTCTCTCATTTGACCCTCTAAACTGAACTTCTTTTGTCTGATAGTTTATTTTTCTGTTAAAATTAATGAAAACAATTTTCGAAATTAGGTTATATAAAGAAAGACTTACAATATATTCGTTTTTTGAAATGGCTAGTTTTTCCATAAAATTGAGATCATTTAAAGTAACTAAAGCTTCCTGACAATATTTACAATTTTTAAGATGATTATTGTATAAATTTAAATCTGAATCAATATTGTTTGTAATAATATTATAAAAGTCTTCAATATCTAAATGATTAAATTTCATTTTTCCTCTTCTATTTTTTATTTTATATAATGTAAACTTATAATTCATTAATTTTATAATTTAAAATATTTATAATATATACTAAAGTTTTTAATAAAAAATTTCATTTTTTTAAAAATTTTTCTTTTATTCTTGTTAATCTTATTCTTAAAGCATTTTCCGATAAATTTGTTAGTTTTGCAATAATTGAAATATCTCCGGTAATATTATAGGTGGATATTTTTTCAAAAATTTTTTCTTTTTTCTCACTACTATCTATTTTATATATTTTATGTTTTAAAATTTCAAAAGTTTCATATTTCTTATTATTAGTATTTCTAAATTCATTTATTAAGTTTATCAAAACTGAAATTTCAATATTTAATATATTTGAAACTTCAACTATTAATTTTTCATCTAATATTTCATAATAATATAGGCAAAAAATAGCTTTATCAATACCATTTAATGAATCAATAATATTGTTTATAATCTTCTTATAAAAAGCTTGATCATCATTTAAATAATAACTACTATTTGAATCAATATAAATAGGAGTATTTTCTTCAATTTCATTTATACAATTTTTGCTGTTAATACTTTTACAATTTGAATAGATTTCGTTTAAAGAAATTTCTTCAATTTTCTTTTTAGTTGATTTTAAAAATTCATAAAGTTTTGATTTAATAA
This genomic window contains:
- a CDS encoding M55 family metallopeptidase, with the protein product MKVYISFDFEGIAGVAFWRETDNDMKWNKLATEQLKAFINGIKNKNKDAEIIVSDSHSFGSSLLWEELDGVKLIRGWPRVYYMIEGIDDTFTDLVLFGYHTSPSENGMMGHTYSSSSFYTIKINEEIVDEARINSYFASEFNVPLSFIYGDKQTIETAPGYPDSIEYCISKDSISRFCGIMNPKNEILSLLYKKGEDLGKKRKIIYPKRNDKGEIYPLNCEIEFLDTARAKLASILPYVRLIEPRKIQFFSENMKHFYRTLNAISLICYSVNAIK
- a CDS encoding MarR family transcriptional regulator: MEYKEDLKYLNLIFELSKKIFSLLYSKLEKLNLHPGQPPILLLLLKNNFLSLNEISKKIHVKASTVTVIIKKLEKNKLVKKISKEEDKRVLYVQLTEKGKEISLKTYDIIKNIEEEIINSFTEEERENLKYLFNKIILSLNNIKI
- the tsaE gene encoding tRNA (adenosine(37)-N6)-threonylcarbamoyltransferase complex ATPase subunit type 1 TsaE — its product is MNIIIDKIKTKNVDETKEVALNFAKILKSNDIVILDGELGSGKTVFMKGIANYFKIEEDIISPTFLIVNSYDIKVNFENIVTNNNNSLKLKINHFDLYRIDDFDELYYIGIEEYIESSGNINFFEWGMKFLENFIEYNINNIYIVKLKVLSENEREIKIEKLVKE
- a CDS encoding rhomboid family intramembrane serine protease gives rise to the protein MIPIRDYNKTKGFSFFNWLILITNIVIFVYQVKMNDRELNEFIMKYAFIPQRFFQDPLTYFYTLITAMFLHGGFIHLIGNMLFLYVFGDNVEDALGHLRYLVFYFLGGIIASLVQVFFTNDLSIPNIGASGAISAVIASYMVLFPGAKIVTIVPIFIFLYTINVPAIIFLFVWFIIQFFSGVAQIYEGQFNNVAYWAHIGGFIFGLFYALVGRKKYLKKYRNFDYRVRE
- a CDS encoding fructose-1,6-bisphosphatase, which encodes MIIKNKVQKKLTKKDLNYLLILSKQFPTIENAITEIINLNAILNLPKETEHFISDLHGEYEAFIHVKNNASGEVKRKIETFFEDKLSSEERKEFANLIYYPKEKLDRVLKEFKSDIERINWYKETLYNLILFCRYVSSKYTRSKVRKALPQNFSYIIDELLNEDREKRHKKKYYNSIIEAIIELNKANEFIITLSELIKRFIVGRVHVLGDIFDRGPGADIIMEELINYHSVDITWGNHDILWIGAASGNPACIANVIRISLRYGNLDTLREGYGIDLLPLATFALDFYKEDKALKFVPKVKDDEFSKSEIDLITKMHKAITIIQFKLEGQLIKKRPEFEMEDRLLLDKIDYNNYRVKINGKDYELNDKFFPTIDPNDPYKLTNEENKVVEKLIASFINSERLAKHARFLLSNGEIILKYNGNLLFHGCIPMTKEGKFKKYFVEGKELDFKQFIMLLSKHVRTGFFSNNKEEKEYGGDIMWYLWCGPASPLFGKYAMKTFERYFIDDKDTHKEEKNPYYEFREDEGVAKEILKMFDLNEEKGHIINGHMPVKVKKGESPVKANGRLINIDGGFSKAYQSETGIAGYTLIFNSREYVLGVHKPFESLKKAIYEGYDSIPDTLVIERLNRRLYIKDTDIGKELKIQIEDLKNLIEAYTLGLIKEKDKKN